A window of the Sporosarcina sp. FSL K6-2383 genome harbors these coding sequences:
- a CDS encoding small, acid-soluble spore protein, alpha/beta type, with amino-acid sequence MAKKRSIMSERLKEEIAKELGFYDVVEREGWGGIKARDAGNMVKRAIEMAEQGVAQKQK; translated from the coding sequence ATGGCGAAAAAACGTAGTATTATGTCTGAGCGCTTGAAGGAAGAAATTGCGAAAGAGCTTGGATTTTACGATGTTGTAGAGCGAGAAGGTTGGGGTGGCATTAAGGCACGTGACGCTGGAAATATGGTGAAGCGAGCAATTGAAATGGCCGAACAAGGAGTAGCACAAAAGCAGAAATAG
- a CDS encoding ribose-phosphate diphosphokinase, with product MPNHYPDDKLKIFSLNSNQTLAKQVADEVGLPLGQCSVKRFSDGEVQINIEESIRGCDVFVIQSTSQPVNENLMELLIMIDALKRASARAINVVMPYYGYARQDRKARPREPITAKLVANLIETAGADRVIAVDLHAPQIQGFFDIPIDHLVGEPIMTEYFKGKGLNSDELVIVSPDHGGVTRARKMADRMKAPIAIIDKRRPRPNVAEVMNIVGNVEGKTAILIDDIIDTAGTITIAASALIESGAKEVYACCTHPVLSGPAIERIENSQIKELVIMNSIELPESKKSSKIIELSLAKLLGEAIVRVFEEKSVSPLFG from the coding sequence ATGCCTAATCATTATCCAGACGATAAACTGAAGATATTTTCTTTGAATTCTAACCAAACACTTGCGAAGCAAGTAGCAGATGAAGTTGGACTCCCACTCGGACAATGTTCCGTAAAACGATTCAGTGACGGTGAAGTCCAAATTAATATTGAAGAAAGTATCCGCGGTTGCGATGTATTCGTCATTCAGTCGACTTCACAGCCTGTCAATGAAAACTTGATGGAGCTGTTAATCATGATTGACGCATTGAAGCGTGCATCTGCACGTGCTATCAATGTCGTTATGCCTTATTATGGTTATGCACGTCAGGATCGAAAAGCACGTCCACGTGAGCCTATTACAGCTAAACTCGTTGCAAATCTAATTGAAACAGCTGGGGCAGACCGTGTGATTGCAGTAGATTTACATGCGCCACAAATTCAAGGTTTCTTTGATATTCCAATCGATCATTTGGTCGGTGAACCAATTATGACGGAATACTTCAAAGGAAAAGGTTTGAATAGTGACGAACTTGTTATTGTATCTCCTGATCATGGCGGGGTAACACGTGCACGTAAGATGGCGGATCGTATGAAAGCACCTATTGCAATCATCGATAAGCGTCGTCCGCGTCCGAACGTTGCTGAAGTGATGAATATTGTAGGAAATGTTGAAGGTAAAACAGCAATTCTGATTGACGATATTATCGATACAGCTGGGACAATTACAATTGCTGCGAGCGCTTTGATCGAAAGCGGAGCAAAAGAAGTGTATGCTTGTTGTACACACCCTGTGCTATCAGGACCAGCAATCGAACGGATTGAAAACTCGCAAATTAAAGAATTAGTGATTATGAATTCAATTGAGCTTCCAGAATCAAAAAAATCTTCAAAAATCATCGAGTTATCACTTGCTAAACTTCTGGGTGAAGCAATTGTTCGTGTGTTCGAAGAAAAGTCCGTTAGCCCATTATTTGGATGA
- the pth gene encoding aminoacyl-tRNA hydrolase — protein sequence MKMIIGLGNPGKQYEKTRHNVGFHVIDELCDRLSAPAMQAKFNGMYTVVHRPEGKVMLVKPLTYMNLSGECVRPLMDYFEVDVEDVVVLYDDLDIAPGTIRLRQKGSAGGHNGMKSLIAHLGTDQFNRIRIGVGRPTAGMKVPDYVLSPFSKEESPLIKEMVQKSASACEAWITKPFLDVMNNFN from the coding sequence ATGAAAATGATCATTGGACTCGGAAATCCGGGTAAGCAATATGAAAAAACCCGCCATAACGTGGGATTTCACGTCATTGATGAGCTTTGTGACCGTCTATCAGCACCAGCGATGCAGGCGAAATTCAATGGCATGTATACAGTCGTTCATCGCCCAGAGGGGAAAGTGATGCTAGTCAAGCCTTTGACGTATATGAACTTATCAGGTGAGTGTGTTCGACCATTAATGGATTACTTTGAGGTTGATGTGGAGGATGTTGTCGTTTTATATGACGATCTTGATATTGCACCTGGAACCATTCGATTGCGTCAAAAAGGGAGTGCGGGTGGTCATAATGGTATGAAATCACTCATTGCTCATCTTGGTACAGATCAATTCAATAGAATTCGTATAGGTGTCGGGCGTCCAACAGCTGGCATGAAGGTACCTGATTATGTGCTGTCACCTTTTAGCAAAGAAGAAAGTCCATTGATTAAGGAAATGGTGCAAAAAAGTGCTTCTGCTTGTGAAGCATGGATTACTAAACCTTTTCTTGATGTCATGAACAACTTTAACTAG
- a CDS encoding 50S ribosomal protein L25/general stress protein Ctc produces the protein MSTTIQSEMRTTAKQSTLTELRKSGIVPAVVYGYNTEATTISVKERDLLNTLRVTGRNGVIKLNVDGKAINVVLNDYQSDALKGHIHHADFLAINMTEELEVDVPVNLLGDSPGEKEGGILQQPNREVKVKVKPSEIPETFDIDISQLQIGETITIADIRDKSQYEILNDDDYGLVLISAPRTQAEMDELESEVSETSTATDEDQAEA, from the coding sequence ATGAGTACAACAATTCAGTCAGAAATGAGAACAACAGCAAAACAATCAACACTTACAGAATTAAGAAAGAGCGGTATTGTTCCTGCGGTAGTCTATGGCTACAATACGGAGGCTACAACGATCTCAGTAAAAGAGCGGGACCTATTGAATACACTTCGCGTAACCGGTCGTAATGGTGTCATTAAACTGAATGTTGATGGAAAGGCAATTAACGTTGTCTTAAATGACTATCAGTCTGATGCGTTAAAAGGTCATATTCACCATGCCGATTTCCTTGCAATTAATATGACTGAAGAGCTTGAAGTAGACGTCCCTGTAAATCTTCTAGGTGATTCGCCAGGCGAGAAGGAAGGCGGCATTCTACAGCAACCGAACCGTGAAGTGAAGGTTAAAGTGAAGCCTTCGGAAATTCCAGAGACCTTCGATATCGACATTTCACAGCTGCAAATCGGTGAAACAATTACCATCGCGGATATTCGTGATAAGTCGCAGTATGAGATTTTGAATGACGATGATTACGGACTTGTCCTCATTTCTGCTCCACGTACGCAAGCAGAAATGGATGAACTTGAAAGTGAAGTGTCGGAAACGAGTACGGCGACTGACGAAGATCAAGCTGAAGCATAA
- a CDS encoding ubiquitin-like domain-containing protein, producing MSKWIMENLFFQSLRSKQIAVTVVSLTLFVAITTLVLFEGTQKSVTLQVNGEELEIKTHAHTVGHLLSEQEIEVAEHDLVTPSVNTSIEDGLSIRWEQSKQVAIQVDQEHTDIWTTSSTVGEALALAGINVTEYDDVNPGLSTKLEADNEITVHKAFEVMLNDGGEEKKVWSTSTTVADFLKRENIQLNDDDRLNRKAEGYLKPGSVVEVVRVEKVTDVVEEPAGFAVETRSDSSLLKGREKVVQEGKKGTVSREFEVVKENGKEVSRKLLAEKVITEPQKKIVAVGSKVMLASASTGRSGVGISRSNTDAPSGGQEFYVTATAYTAYCNGCSGITKTGINLRANPDLKVIAVDPNVIPLGSKVWVEGYGYAIAGDTGSAIKGMKIDLHVPTKNAAYKFGRRQVKMKVID from the coding sequence ATGTCAAAATGGATCATGGAAAACCTGTTCTTTCAGTCATTGAGGAGTAAACAAATAGCCGTAACCGTCGTATCACTTACACTATTTGTTGCTATTACAACACTTGTCCTTTTTGAAGGGACACAGAAGTCGGTCACTTTACAGGTGAACGGTGAAGAACTTGAAATCAAGACGCACGCACATACAGTAGGTCATCTTCTTTCTGAACAAGAAATTGAAGTTGCCGAGCATGATTTAGTAACACCCTCAGTGAATACATCTATCGAAGACGGTCTATCGATTAGGTGGGAACAGTCGAAACAAGTTGCAATACAGGTCGATCAGGAGCATACGGATATTTGGACAACGAGCAGTACGGTTGGAGAAGCGTTAGCGCTAGCTGGCATTAACGTAACCGAGTATGACGATGTAAATCCCGGTTTATCGACTAAGCTTGAAGCAGATAATGAGATTACCGTCCACAAAGCGTTCGAGGTAATGCTGAATGACGGGGGAGAAGAGAAGAAGGTCTGGTCTACTTCGACTACGGTCGCTGACTTTTTAAAGAGAGAGAACATTCAACTGAATGATGACGACCGACTAAATAGAAAGGCAGAGGGATATCTGAAGCCTGGCTCTGTAGTCGAGGTTGTACGAGTGGAAAAGGTCACCGATGTAGTGGAAGAGCCAGCGGGCTTCGCGGTTGAAACACGTAGCGATTCATCTTTGCTAAAAGGACGGGAAAAAGTAGTCCAGGAAGGAAAGAAAGGAACGGTTTCACGGGAGTTCGAAGTTGTGAAAGAAAATGGTAAGGAAGTTTCCCGTAAGCTGTTAGCTGAAAAAGTAATTACGGAGCCACAAAAGAAAATTGTTGCAGTTGGCTCGAAGGTAATGCTGGCAAGTGCATCCACGGGACGATCAGGTGTAGGCATATCTCGTAGTAATACCGATGCCCCATCGGGTGGTCAGGAGTTTTATGTAACAGCTACGGCATATACAGCGTATTGTAATGGTTGTTCAGGCATTACAAAGACAGGTATTAATCTGCGTGCGAATCCGGACTTGAAAGTGATTGCAGTCGATCCAAATGTTATTCCACTCGGTTCAAAAGTATGGGTGGAAGGGTATGGCTATGCGATTGCTGGGGATACAGGTAGCGCAATTAAGGGCATGAAGATTGATCTTCATGTACCAACGAAAAATGCGGCCTATAAATTTGGGCGGCGCCAAGTGAAGATGAAAGTTATCGATTGA
- the ispE gene encoding 4-(cytidine 5'-diphospho)-2-C-methyl-D-erythritol kinase produces MLYEKAPAKINLTLDVLHKRPDGFHEVEMIMTTVDLADRIWIRPTDSGRITIKTSERFVPNDRKNLAYQAAELLQRQYGIKEGVEITLEKSIPVAAGLAGGSSDAAATLRGLNRLWNLGIGADELATLGSKIGSDVSFCVHGGTALATGRGEIIKNLPAPPNCWVILAKPAISVSTADIYGNLDLSAVNHPRTSSMIEALEAGDYDKMCKSVGNVLEGVTMDLHPQVVMLKEQMRKFGADAVLMSGSGPTVFGLVKHESRVPRIYNGLKGFCPEVYAVRMVGERNFLD; encoded by the coding sequence ATGCTGTATGAGAAGGCGCCAGCAAAAATCAATTTAACACTAGATGTGTTACATAAACGGCCAGATGGTTTTCATGAAGTTGAAATGATTATGACGACTGTAGATTTGGCCGATCGGATTTGGATTCGACCTACGGATAGTGGACGGATTACAATCAAAACGTCTGAACGGTTTGTGCCGAATGATAGAAAGAATTTGGCTTATCAAGCAGCTGAACTGCTACAACGACAATATGGCATTAAAGAGGGAGTCGAGATTACACTTGAAAAAAGTATCCCTGTTGCTGCCGGACTTGCGGGAGGTAGCTCGGATGCCGCTGCTACATTGCGAGGTTTGAATAGGCTGTGGAACTTAGGGATAGGAGCGGACGAGCTCGCTACATTAGGTTCGAAAATTGGTTCGGATGTATCTTTCTGTGTCCACGGTGGAACAGCGCTGGCTACAGGGCGCGGAGAGATCATCAAAAACTTACCTGCACCTCCCAATTGCTGGGTGATACTTGCAAAACCGGCTATTTCGGTTTCGACGGCGGACATTTATGGTAATCTGGATCTCTCTGCGGTCAATCATCCACGCACGTCGAGCATGATTGAAGCGCTTGAAGCAGGCGATTACGATAAGATGTGCAAGTCTGTTGGCAATGTCCTTGAAGGAGTAACGATGGATCTTCATCCGCAAGTCGTGATGCTGAAAGAACAGATGAGGAAATTTGGAGCAGATGCTGTTCTGATGAGTGGAAGTGGTCCGACTGTTTTTGGTCTCGTTAAACACGAATCTCGAGTGCCACGCATTTATAATGGGCTAAAAGGATTTTGTCCGGAGGTTTATGCGGTGAGAATGGTTGGGGAGCGTAACTTTCTTGATTAA
- the glmU gene encoding bifunctional UDP-N-acetylglucosamine diphosphorylase/glucosamine-1-phosphate N-acetyltransferase GlmU, producing the protein MTNTYAVVLAAGQGTRMKSSLYKVLHPVCGKPMVEHVIDHIRGLGIDRIVTIVGHGAERVEETLGEKSEYVLQEQQLGTAHAVQQAEKLIGDLDGTTIVVCGDTPLIRSETMEALIAHHNETGAKATILTANADDPTGYGRIIRGDDGQVLRNVEQKDATLEEQEIVEINTGTYCFDNRVLFETLKKVRNDNVQGEYYLPDVAGILQAEGALVSAYMTDDFSETLGINDRVILAEAESVMRRRIADKHMRNGVTIISPDHTYISAAAEIGRDTILQPGTMIEGHTVIGENCLIGPNSQIVDSVIGEGTTVHSSVVLASTVGSTTTVGPFAHIRPDSNLGDKVKIGNFVEVKKSTLGEGSKVSHLSYIGDTKIGSRVNVGCGTITVNYDGTNKHITTIEDDAFIGCNSNLIAPVTIEKGAYVAAGSTITKNVPEHSLAIGRARQENKEGYVKKLNLN; encoded by the coding sequence ATGACGAATACATATGCCGTTGTACTTGCTGCTGGGCAAGGAACACGGATGAAGTCAAGTTTATATAAAGTACTCCACCCGGTTTGCGGAAAACCAATGGTCGAGCATGTCATTGATCATATCCGTGGTCTTGGGATCGATAGAATTGTGACGATTGTTGGTCATGGCGCAGAACGAGTGGAAGAGACGCTTGGAGAAAAAAGTGAATACGTACTACAAGAACAACAACTTGGGACCGCACATGCCGTTCAGCAGGCGGAGAAGCTCATCGGTGATTTAGATGGTACGACGATAGTCGTGTGCGGGGATACGCCGCTCATTCGCTCGGAGACGATGGAGGCACTTATTGCACATCATAATGAAACGGGTGCAAAAGCGACCATTTTGACGGCCAATGCGGATGACCCAACGGGATACGGACGTATTATCCGAGGGGACGACGGGCAAGTTCTTCGAAACGTCGAGCAGAAAGATGCAACGCTGGAAGAGCAGGAAATAGTCGAAATCAATACAGGTACTTATTGTTTCGATAACCGCGTGCTATTTGAAACATTGAAAAAAGTGAGAAATGATAATGTGCAAGGTGAATATTATCTTCCAGACGTTGCTGGCATTTTGCAAGCGGAGGGAGCACTCGTTTCAGCATATATGACGGATGACTTTAGCGAAACGTTAGGGATTAACGATCGTGTCATTTTAGCAGAAGCGGAAAGTGTTATGCGCCGTCGGATTGCTGACAAGCATATGCGCAACGGTGTAACGATCATCAGCCCGGATCACACGTATATTAGTGCTGCTGCCGAGATTGGGCGCGATACAATCTTACAGCCAGGCACGATGATTGAAGGCCATACAGTAATTGGTGAAAATTGTCTCATTGGTCCCAATAGCCAGATTGTAGATAGTGTCATTGGTGAAGGAACGACTGTTCACTCATCGGTTGTTTTAGCCAGTACGGTCGGCTCGACTACAACGGTAGGACCATTCGCACATATCCGGCCAGATTCAAATCTTGGCGATAAAGTGAAAATCGGTAATTTCGTTGAAGTGAAAAAGTCGACACTAGGAGAAGGAAGTAAAGTGTCCCATTTGAGTTATATTGGTGATACGAAAATTGGCTCGCGTGTCAATGTTGGTTGTGGTACCATAACGGTTAACTATGATGGTACAAACAAACATATTACAACAATTGAAGATGATGCTTTTATTGGTTGCAACTCTAATTTAATTGCACCGGTGACGATTGAAAAGGGCGCCTATGTGGCGGCTGGATCAACCATTACTAAAAATGTTCCAGAACATTCACTTGCAATTGGGCGCGCACGCCAAGAGAATAAAGAAGGCTATGTAAAAAAACTAAATCTCAATTAA
- the spoVG gene encoding septation regulator SpoVG, protein MEVTDVRLRKVETDGRMKAIASITIDDEFVVHDIRVIDGNEGLFVAMPSKRTPDGEFRDVAHPINSNARTKIQDAVLTAYYLSVEEVVLEGAGA, encoded by the coding sequence ATGGAAGTAACAGATGTAAGATTACGAAAGGTTGAAACTGACGGAAGGATGAAGGCAATCGCATCAATTACGATTGACGATGAATTTGTTGTTCATGATATTCGGGTGATTGATGGGAATGAGGGACTGTTTGTCGCCATGCCAAGTAAACGGACACCTGATGGGGAGTTCCGAGACGTAGCACATCCAATCAATTCAAATGCTCGCACAAAAATCCAAGACGCAGTGCTCACGGCATATTATCTTTCTGTCGAGGAAGTAGTACTCGAAGGAGCAGGCGCGTGA
- a CDS encoding anti-sigma-F factor Fin, whose amino-acid sequence MAIRYTCRHCATEIGTLPFESVKETIFQLQKADEEQEEQFLTYEKDGDMTVRCICEQCQQSLQRFPDYYTLHKWLQ is encoded by the coding sequence ATGGCGATTCGTTATACATGTCGGCATTGTGCAACAGAAATTGGTACACTCCCGTTTGAATCTGTGAAGGAGACAATCTTTCAACTGCAGAAAGCGGACGAGGAGCAAGAGGAACAGTTTTTGACGTATGAAAAAGATGGAGATATGACGGTGCGCTGCATATGTGAGCAGTGTCAACAGTCCCTTCAACGTTTTCCAGACTATTACACACTCCATAAGTGGCTTCAATAG
- the rnmV gene encoding ribonuclease M5: MNIKEIIVVEGKSDTVAVKRATGADTIETNGSAIDDKTLVRIQHALETRGVIVFTDPDFPGRRIRAIIEERVPGVKHAFLKKELTIAKNGQGLGIEHAHDEDIRRAISAVYTVDDQPVVNIPLADLMAARLIGHPAAKRRRERLSELLQIGQVNGKGLKKRLEMFRISHEQLGEVLQVLDKEENE, from the coding sequence GTGAATATAAAAGAGATTATCGTTGTCGAAGGGAAATCGGATACAGTTGCCGTTAAACGCGCTACGGGTGCTGACACGATTGAAACCAATGGGTCTGCTATTGACGACAAGACGCTTGTCCGTATTCAACATGCTTTAGAAACGCGTGGGGTTATTGTTTTTACTGACCCTGACTTTCCAGGGAGACGCATCCGGGCAATTATTGAAGAGCGTGTCCCAGGCGTCAAGCATGCCTTTTTGAAAAAGGAATTGACGATTGCTAAGAATGGTCAAGGACTCGGTATTGAGCACGCACATGATGAGGATATAAGGCGTGCAATTAGCGCAGTTTATACGGTAGACGACCAACCTGTTGTCAACATCCCGCTTGCTGATTTGATGGCGGCAAGGCTAATTGGTCATCCTGCTGCTAAAAGAAGACGCGAACGGCTAAGTGAGCTACTACAAATTGGACAAGTCAATGGCAAGGGCTTGAAGAAACGGCTTGAAATGTTTCGCATCAGCCATGAACAATTGGGAGAAGTATTACAAGTTCTCGACAAGGAGGAAAATGAATGA
- the purR gene encoding pur operon repressor, translating into MKWKRSERLVDMTRYLLEYPHELIPLTFFSERYTAAKSSISEDLTIVKETFEEKGTGKLVTMSGATGGVKYIPKTAESDVREVMTLLMEKLGHSDRLLPGGYLFMTDLLGNPRIMDRVGKVFASAFAETDIDVIMTVATKGIPIAHAIARHLNVPVVVVRRDSKVTEGPTVSINYVSGSTRRIQTMVLSKRSMQSGQKVLITDDFMKAGGTMVGMKNLLEEFGCELAGIAVLVEAIHPEEVLVDHYLSLVKLHAVNEKDRTIELEEGNYFLEGGK; encoded by the coding sequence ATGAAGTGGAAAAGGAGCGAGCGTCTTGTTGATATGACCCGATATTTATTGGAATATCCACATGAACTCATTCCACTAACCTTCTTTTCTGAACGTTATACCGCGGCGAAGTCCTCGATTAGTGAAGACTTGACGATTGTAAAAGAAACGTTTGAAGAAAAAGGAACAGGAAAACTAGTGACGATGTCAGGGGCAACTGGTGGGGTGAAATATATTCCGAAAACGGCCGAATCAGATGTTCGTGAAGTGATGACACTCCTGATGGAGAAACTCGGTCATTCAGACCGATTATTGCCTGGTGGTTATTTGTTTATGACAGACCTTCTCGGTAACCCGCGCATCATGGACCGGGTCGGAAAAGTGTTCGCTTCGGCGTTTGCAGAAACGGACATCGATGTCATTATGACTGTGGCGACGAAAGGGATTCCGATTGCACATGCCATTGCGCGTCATCTAAATGTTCCAGTCGTTGTCGTTCGTCGTGATAGTAAAGTGACAGAGGGACCAACAGTAAGCATTAATTATGTCTCGGGTTCAACAAGACGTATTCAAACAATGGTGTTATCGAAGAGAAGTATGCAGAGTGGACAGAAGGTACTCATCACGGATGATTTCATGAAAGCTGGCGGTACTATGGTGGGGATGAAGAACCTGCTAGAGGAGTTTGGTTGTGAGCTTGCGGGGATTGCTGTGCTTGTGGAGGCTATTCATCCGGAGGAAGTGCTCGTCGATCATTATTTATCCCTTGTGAAGCTTCATGCAGTCAATGAGAAGGACCGAACGATTGAATTGGAAGAAGGTAACTACTTTTTGGAAGGTGGAAAATGA
- a CDS encoding RidA family protein, translating to MNYVATENAPKAIGPYAQAVSVNGFIYTSGQIPLTPEGLLVEGTIEEQTHQVFANLKAVLAEAGSSLDKVVKATVFIKDMNEFVALNDIYAQHFGEHTPARSTVEVARLPKDVKVEIEVIAIAD from the coding sequence ATGAATTATGTAGCGACAGAAAATGCACCAAAAGCAATTGGACCTTATGCACAAGCAGTCAGTGTGAATGGATTCATTTATACTTCAGGTCAAATTCCGTTAACCCCGGAAGGTCTTCTTGTCGAAGGAACAATTGAAGAACAAACGCATCAGGTATTTGCAAACTTGAAAGCAGTTCTTGCAGAAGCGGGTTCTTCATTGGACAAAGTTGTAAAAGCAACTGTTTTCATTAAAGATATGAATGAGTTTGTTGCTTTAAACGACATCTATGCACAGCATTTTGGAGAACATACGCCAGCGCGTTCGACGGTAGAGGTAGCAAGATTGCCGAAAGACGTAAAAGTTGAAATCGAAGTCATAGCCATAGCAGATTAA
- the rsmA gene encoding 16S rRNA (adenine(1518)-N(6)/adenine(1519)-N(6))-dimethyltransferase RsmA — protein MRKDIATPVRTKEILDKYGFSFKKSLGQNFLIDPNILRNIVSHAELTEKTGVIEIGPGIGALTEHIARSAGKVVAFEIDGRLLPVLEDTLSPYNNVTIVHQDILEADLAQVVEEHFTDYDDVVVVANLPYYVTTPIIMKFLLGKVPISGMVIMMQKEVADRITALPGTKAYGSLSIAIQYYMDAEVAMIVPKTVFMPQPNVESAVLHLTRKDKAPAHVLDEDFLFEISRGSFVQRRKTILNNLQSSLPKGKEKKQQILDAFEKIDMDPGRRGETLTIEEFAILSNALYEDFFVAKKK, from the coding sequence ATGAGAAAAGATATCGCGACTCCGGTCAGGACGAAAGAGATTCTCGATAAGTACGGTTTTTCATTTAAAAAAAGCTTGGGGCAAAATTTCTTAATCGACCCTAATATTTTGCGTAATATCGTGTCACATGCAGAGTTAACGGAGAAAACGGGTGTGATTGAAATCGGACCGGGTATCGGTGCATTGACTGAGCATATTGCTAGAAGTGCAGGCAAGGTTGTCGCCTTTGAAATTGATGGACGTCTATTGCCGGTATTGGAGGATACATTGTCGCCTTACAACAACGTGACGATCGTGCATCAGGATATATTGGAGGCAGACTTGGCCCAAGTGGTAGAAGAGCACTTCACGGATTATGACGATGTCGTTGTTGTAGCGAACTTGCCCTATTATGTGACGACACCTATTATTATGAAATTCCTTTTAGGAAAAGTACCAATCTCAGGCATGGTCATCATGATGCAAAAGGAAGTCGCGGATCGGATAACAGCCCTACCTGGGACAAAAGCATATGGCTCACTGTCTATTGCCATTCAGTATTATATGGACGCAGAAGTAGCGATGATTGTGCCTAAGACAGTATTCATGCCACAACCAAATGTCGAGTCTGCTGTCCTTCACCTGACGCGTAAAGATAAAGCCCCGGCCCATGTGTTGGATGAGGACTTTCTGTTTGAAATATCAAGAGGGTCATTTGTTCAGCGTAGAAAAACAATCTTAAATAATTTACAATCTTCATTACCAAAAGGTAAAGAGAAAAAACAACAAATTTTAGACGCATTTGAAAAAATAGATATGGATCCAGGCAGACGTGGAGAAACACTGACTATCGAAGAGTTTGCGATTCTCTCAAATGCTTTATATGAGGATTTTTTTGTTGCAAAGAAAAAATGA
- a CDS encoding Veg family protein, with amino-acid sequence MPKTLADIKKSLDSHLGKRLHLRANGGRKKTIERAGVLRETYRAVFVVELDQDENAFERVSYSYADILTEAVEITILDGVDSTEFSVK; translated from the coding sequence ATGCCAAAAACATTAGCGGACATTAAGAAGTCATTGGATTCTCATCTAGGGAAACGTTTGCATTTAAGAGCGAACGGTGGTCGGAAGAAAACGATCGAAAGAGCTGGAGTATTGCGTGAGACATATCGTGCAGTATTCGTAGTTGAACTTGACCAGGACGAAAATGCATTTGAAAGAGTATCTTACAGCTACGCAGATATTTTAACCGAAGCGGTTGAAATAACAATTCTTGACGGCGTAGATTCTACCGAGTTTAGCGTCAAATAA